In the Podospora bellae-mahoneyi strain CBS 112042 chromosome 4, whole genome shotgun sequence genome, one interval contains:
- a CDS encoding hypothetical protein (EggNog:ENOG503PRHY) yields the protein MTNQASEAQPPASPLSKATRFVCNAPGCRKSFTRKEHLTRHAKSHSSQLHYQCHICGRRYARSDVFKRHVEFHPKNTIPSTKIVACNECHDKKLKCDDGTPCRQCDRHGLECVRKARPSLEPRTPPEESSPAHAIDTTSSNGTFNYGSNNVDEQWHDMHFETPGLNEAVHQPQHSSSAPLTPRTSLSSDASQFNSTPLRVLLQNIDEATTYFLLEAFFTEVHQYWPILHVSTFNIGTVSDLLLGSILILGSWITGREEYKTLISAVYEEALTATRVNVTPSLHTLQGLALLVVYSIYNINDEIGKAGGLTSLLIRNCRCVGIFNGSHSLPERLQDDPFTFWLAKEQLHRLAFTVFRLDTYQSVLLNIPPTVRYQELYIPFLASPFIWEATDNDDLEYRLQQQPKPEGVKSPPLLSGFHREFMYSPTSYTPSIPLSPMDHHLTLCALQNPIWEASAFATDMEISLLSIPNSPVFAARTHLDRWRARLEAQTQQACQYDVIEEITWTLFHMSKITMHAPLPLLRIHSAAPSGKHRDVDTEKVATKLGIWRGSPCPRMGVISCAEVCQLLSPNPFEFDSNTRRDKLNPLATPALLMAAIAVCSYAAGVGQKQGGGCPACLPGLEHEQGGCVDIFAGKCPQSQERVKEWEATGRGWPVWGSSGIVLCRCGLDRLGEWFQQEAVLGRDETARRELVAFVEGLKCGFE from the exons ATGACCAACCAGGCGTCGGAGGCCCAGCCACCGGCATCACCGTTATCCAAAGCCACTCGGTTTGTCTGCAACGCCCCGGGATGCCGCAAGAGCTTTACCCGGAAAGAACATCTGACCCGACATGCGAAATCGCACAGCTCACAATTGCATTATCAGTGTCATATTTGCGGCCGGAGATATGCCAGGAGCGATGTTTTCAAACGTCATGTGGAATTTcaccccaaaaacaccatcccaaGCACCAAGATCGTCGCCTGCAATGAATGCCATGACAAAAAGCTCAAGTGTGACGATGGAACACCTTGCCGTCAATGCGACCGACATGGGCTGGAATGTGTACGCAAAGCGCGACCATCTCTCGAGCCGAGGACACCACCAGAAGAATCATCACCAGCCCATGCCATTGACACCACTTCGTCCAATGGAACGTTCAATTACGGGAGTAATAATGTTGACGAACAATGGCATGACATGCATTTCGAGACACCGGGCCTAAATGAAGCTGTGCATCAACCACAGCACTCATCCTCGGCTCCTCTCACGCCCCGTACATCACTCTCAAGCGATGCTTCACAGTTCAACAGCACACCACTCCGGGTACTGCTCCAAAATATTGATGAAGCAACTACTTATTTTCTCCTAGAGGCCTTCTTCACCGAAGTACATCAATATTGGCCCATTCTTCATGTATCCACCTTCAACATTGGCACCGTGTCTGATCTGCTGTTGGGATCCATCCTAATCCTTGGCAGCTGGATTACTGGGAGAGAGGAATACAAGACTTTGATTTCGGCCGTCTATGAAGAGGCTCTGACAGCTACCCGGGTG AACGTCACCCCTTCTTTACACACGCTTCAAGGActggcgttgttggtggtaTATAGCATTTACAACATT AATGACGAAATCGGCAAGGCTGGTGGCCTTACTTCCCTTCTCATTCGAAATTGTCGCTGCGTTGGGATTTTCAATGGCAGCCATTCACTTCCCGAAAGGCTTCAAGATGATCCGTTTACGTTTTGGTTGGCCAAAGAGCAGCTTCATCG GCTGGCATTCACGGTGTTCCGTCTCGACACATACCAATCCGTCCTTCTAAACATTCCCCCCACAGTCCGCTACCAAGAGCTCTacatccccttcctcgcctcacCCTTCATATGGGAAGCCACAGACAATGACGACCTCGAGTATCgcctccagcaacagccaaAACCCGAAGGTGTcaaatcaccaccactactgAGCGGCTTCCACCGTGAGTTCATGTACTCGCCAACATCCTATACACCCAGcatccccctctctccaatggaccaccacctcaccctctgcGCCCTCCAAAATCCAATATGGGAAGCCTCGGCCTTCGCAACAGACATGGAGATATCCCTCCTCAGcatccccaactcccccgtCTTTGCCGCACGCACGCATCTCGACCGGTGGCGTGCCCGGCTTGAAGCTCAAACCCAACAAGCCTGCCAATACGATGTCATCGAAGAAATCACCTGGACGTTATTCCACATGTCAAAGATCACCATGCACGCCCCCTTACCCCTTTTGAGAATCCACTCTGCCGCCCCCTCAGGCAAACATCGTGATGTCGACACGGAGAAGGTTGCCACTAAGCTGGGGATCTGGAGGGGGAGTCCCTGTCCGAGGATGGGTGTTATCTCCTGCGCGGAAGTATGCCAGTTGCTGAGCCCGAACCCTTTTGAGTTTGATTCCAATACCAGGAGGGATAAACTTAACCCGCTGGCTACGCCGGCCTTGCTGATGGCTGCCATTGCGGTGTGCTCGTATGCTGCCGGTGTTGGGCAGAAgcaggggggtggttgtccGGCGTGTTTACCTGGGCTGGAGCATGAGCAGGGCGGGTGCGTGGATATTTTCGCAGGGAAATGTCCTCAGTCTCAGGAAAGGGTCAAGGAGTGGGAAgcgacggggagggggtggccgGTTTGGGGATCTTCGGGGATTGTGTTATGTCGGTGCGGTCTTGATAGGCTTGGGGAGTGGTTCCAGCAGGAGGCGGTACTGGGGAGGGACGAGActgcgaggagggagctTGTGGCTtttgtggaggggttgaagtgTGGTTTTGAGTGA
- a CDS encoding hypothetical protein (CAZy:GH43; COG:G; EggNog:ENOG503NYQN) → MHLLRLLLTALSLLQTTSAATFTNPLRARDGSDPHIVHHDGFYYLTTTTWTDLRLTRAKTLEGLKTGETKVVWTDANAARCCNVWAPELHRVDGVWYIYYTAGNRQNLDGQRSHVVRRGAHPWDGQYSYAGQVTPDWGIDGTVLTIGGKNYFIWSCLPRPRWQSLYIAAMTSPTKIPAGWKLLSEPELAWERVGSPVNEGATALYNGTRVWVGYSGSYCWTDSYQLGLLRYKGTGNPTEKGNWEKGSEPAFSSSEGNWGTGHNAPDGRETWNVYHATTVRTGNCDGNRYTAAKRVEWRADGTPDLGRAERTGTRLLGPSGE, encoded by the exons atgcacctcctccgccttctcctcACAGCCTTGAGCCTGTTGCAGACAACCTCCGCAGCAaccttcaccaacccactcCGTGCCCGCGACGGTTCCGACCCCCACATCGTCCACCATGACGGCTTCTACTACCTCACGACAACAACGTGGACTGACCTCCGCCTCACTCGCGCCAAAACTCTCGAAGGCCTCAAGACGGGAGAGACAAAAGTCGTCTGGACCGACGCCAACGCGGCACGGTGCTGCAACGTCTGGGCGCCGGAGCTGCACAGGGTTGATGGGGTGTGGTATATCTACTACACGGCTGGCAATCGGCAGAATCTCGACGGGCAGCGGTCTCATGTTGTGAGGAGGGGTGCACATCCGTGGGATGGTCAGTATTCCTATGCTGGACAGGTCACTCCTGACTGGGGGATCGACGGGACGGTGTTGACGATTGGAGGGAAGAATTATTTCATCTGGTCGTGTCTACCCCGCCCGCGATGGCAGAGTTTATATATCGCGGCTATGACGTCGCCTACTAAGATTCCGGCAGGGTGGAAGCTCTTGTCCGAGCCGGAGCTggcgtgggagagggtgggtaGTCCGGTGAATGAGGGGGCTACGGCGTTGTATAACGGGACGAGGGTGTGGGTGGGTTACAGTGGGAGCTATTGCTGGACAGATAGTTACCAACTGGGATTGTTGAGGTATAAGGGGACGGGGAACCCGACGGAGAAGGGGAattgggagaaggggagtgAGCCAGCTTTTAGTTCAAGTGAGGGGAATTGGGGAACTGGGCATAATGC TccggatgggagggagacTTGGAATGTTTACCATGCTACGACGGTGAGGACGGGGAATTGTGATGGGAATCGGTATACGGCTGCGAAGAGGGTTGAGTGGAGGGCGGACGGGACGCCGGATCTGGGAAGAGCAGAGAGGACGGGGACCAGGTTGCTGGGGCCTTCGGGGGAGTGA
- a CDS encoding hypothetical protein (EggNog:ENOG503NTVP): MGAYVSTGSCIAHYGIQPNCTFNVTGTNEAFHHLGGSMKGEIEGDPDIAGVGVLGAFLAVTTISVGLASASTFWWLSKNVLHWKSRTTREEKSLRKRKASISQILEALIISCSDQQIFTGGAYAITLRYAKACTVSAYHYNVVSNILLVTCATHLMAVTVSSNYWEHRFVGGLRLIVTSLVYVITGILLSNRGEPDLGFPTQVPANTETHSFMLLPAACFQTDGIRLGTELDKSFKVSSANEFFNGQVHGWTQFIIMFLFYFLAAMVSVGRLVRRGQDHNGRRTRFIAWFKLNLRPLFRWKRFFYILFGLYLIAGIAVSSWTVVTSALYVFALRRWVHGSGWMEPIDEEIPHRIAENDPSTFGQLVPVLLISLTLFTFMQVISDRVTFRRRLSNRRKKNIEKHNTPTVVQYDGGGSYYPENGHGFKLEKSVVVGVAISEPDLDPPKPIDIEAAGGRRSQSRSRDGSSTGTTTQSIHRPSQPQVHSPSHTRTHSRQNRSFSSPRPPQGFRTPEPGHQSPMPGFQSPAFQQSQSPTPPISQGPLSQPTSGYVDQPDFQLPAFDFGPGVNPNGSAQSLPLKGEVHSHQRGPSDVSSLSQASYTPSHSSHHVSQLSQGSVAPPVPKKSRSRELREQQAQQHDRRPGPQGGFGLGGRDTSRTF, translated from the exons ATGGGCGCATATGTCTCTACCGGATCCTGCATTGCCCATTATGGCATCCAGCCCAACTGCACCTTCAATGTCACAGGCACGAACGAGGCTTTCCACCACCTGGGAGGGAGCATGAAAGGCGAGATTGAGGGTGACCCTGACATTGCCGGAGTTGGC GTACTTGGGGCCTTCCTCGCTGTGACAACGATATCCGTAGGCCTAGCCTCAGCGAGTACGTTCTGGTGGTTGTCCAAGAATGTTCTCCATTGGAAGTCACGAACAACCAGAGA AGAGAAATCACTCCGTAAACGCAAAGCCAGTATATCGCAAATCCTCGAAGCGCTTATTATTAGCTGTAGCGATCAACAGATCTTTACTGGCGGAGCATATGCCATCACCCTCCGATATGCCAAGGCCTGCACCGTCTCAGCATACCACTACAATGTCGTCtccaacatcctcctcgtcacctGCGCCACCCATCTGATGGCTGTCACCGTGTCCAGCAACTACTGGGAACATCGCTTTGTTGGAGGACTCCGACTCATCGTCACCTCGCTCGTCTATGTCATCACTGGAATTCTTTTGTCTAACCGCGGTGAGCCCGACCTGGGCTTCCCAACCCAAGTTCCAGCAAACACTGAGACCCACAGCTTCATGCTCCTACCCGCCGCTTGCTTCCAGACAGATGGTATCAGGCTCGGCACAGAGCTTGACAAGTCCTTCAAGGTTAGCTCCGCAAACGAGTTCTTCAACGGCCAGGTTCATGGATGGACGCAGTTCATCATCATGTTCTTGTTCTACTTCCTGGCTGCCATGGTGAGCGTGGGCAGACTTGTACGTCGTGGGCAGGATCACAATGGCAGGAGAACAAGGTTTATTGCCTGGTTCAAACTCAACCTCAGGCCTCTTTTCCGATGGAAGAGGTTCTTCTACATTCTCTTCGGCTTGTATCTGATTGCAGGTATTGCCGTTTCTTCCTGGACGGTTGTGACATCGGCTCTCTATGTGTTTGCTCTTCGCCGCTGGGTTCACGGCTCTGGCTG GATGGAACCCATCGATGAGGAGATTCCACACCGGATTGCTGAGAACGATCCTTCCACCTTTGGCCAGCTTGTTCCTGTCCTTCTGATATCCTTGActctcttcaccttcatgCAAGTCATTAGCG ATCGCGTCACGTTTCGGCGTCGACTGTCCAACCGGCGCAAGAAGAATATTGAAAAGCACAACACACCCACTGTGGTTCAGtacgatggtggtgggtctTACTACCCCGAAAACGGGCATGGATTCAAGCTTGAGAAGTCCGTCGTGGTAGGAGTGGCAATCAGTGAACCAGACTTGgaccccccaaaaccaatcGATATCGAAGCTGCCGGCGGAAGACGCAGCCAAAGCCGCAGCAGGGATGGAAgcagcaccggcaccaccactcAGTCTATTCACCGACCTTCTCAACCGCAAGTccactccccttcccacaccCGCACCCACTCTCGCCAAAACAGATCATTCTCcagtcctcgtcctcctcaaggcTTTCGAACACCTGAGCCTGGCCATCAGTCTCCCATGCCCGGGTTTCAAAGTCCCGCCTTTCAGCAGTCGCAGAGTCCAACACCTCCTATAAGCCAAGGTCCACTGTCGCAGCCAACGTCGGGTTATGTAGATCAACCTGACTTTCAGCTGCCAGCATTCGACTTCGGACCGGGTGTTAACCCCAATGGTTCGGCGCAAAGCTTGCCATTGAAAGGGGAGGTCCACTCTCACCAGCGAGGCCCCTCGGACGTCTCAAGTCTTTCACAAGCAAGCTACACACCTTCTCACAGCTCCCACCACGTCTCCCAGCTGTCTCAAGGATCAGTCGCACCGCCTGTGCCGAAGAAGTCTAGGTCGAGAGAGCTGAGAGAGCAACAAGCGCAGCAGCATGATCGACGGCCTGGCCCACAGGGTGGGTTTGGCCTCGGGGGAAGGGACACTTCTCGCACGTTTTGA
- a CDS encoding hypothetical protein (EggNog:ENOG503PEJP), translating to MPLPDSRSATPSQWSIPGSLRNTLLLSRTPPLHSSSLSRHSTSSTPSTSFNRTYGRQTPQEEPQVLSRAGLSQSWEMSRPGSRMTRPSTAMTSRSYITTSPRPSSTMDGRICTKSPRLSVLERAQEARREEDALLIRAARRESLAHKLAPGRTNADGFWALPAEHPQRYTAAPRRLPGQDTSSWTIRPQHAGYQSFNVDVLATILEEKHNMDPERASRVMRIWDAVIKCLDEISSSLDASTRHLTCDPTKGMDGEEPTELQSPSSPTRPIVRDLLSEHQDLSEPAEDTAGPRYPCPFRKRNPVRFNIREHESCAKAPFSFTELRHHLASHHKQTFRPRQCRRCKVQFDSDMALLEHLMLPKDRICDVDSPKNLYDQEDGISPDVEKALHDPKQSNDSWTWESIWNLLFPCDTEIPDSDFHPIVELFEVDHAFDAEEQTLKKNLRDTLRLLLPQAGIDDQYCGFLSGQLDLVFQVHRASVMRQCLEHCGSTSQSAAPPLSSSSSDCTTTSTETDGSSYSSARRSSKRRSAGLSLLSPKSLSSTARIKTWKTFASTDEKGRVVDSKVTPMTESFGTTTRDPTSRESLDSAIGMSITCCDLCNQDPCRCREVIMSCINASPTRFEEDRVGYWKMKELQEQEEQELQQQLKRQPVRALRRTGHINGLAKDLQNREPEREQDYWPLGKEAMDGTDAQAKGGSDGGRVTPIDRVKDCASEGGHTEHSPQSFKQRVLRERHFSYVRGS from the exons ATGCCTCTGCCCGACTCGAGATCGGCCACGCCTTCGCAGTGGAGCATCCCCGGCAGCTTAAGAAACACACTTTTGCTCAGTCGTACGCCACCGCTtcattcttcctctctttcaCGTCATAGCACCTCGAGTACGCCATCGACATCATTCAATCGCACGTATGGCCGCCAGACGCCCCAAGAAGAGCCGCAAGTACTTTCGAGAGCAGGTCTCAGCCAGTCGTGGGAAATGAGCCGGCCCGGCTCTAGAATGACTCGGCCGTCCACGGCCATGACATCAAGGTCAtacatcaccacatcacccCGGCCATCGTCCACCATGGACGGCCGTATCTGTACAAAAAGCCCCAGACTATCTGTGCTCGAAAGGGCACAAGAAGCCaggcgagaagaagacgcACTCCTCATCCGGGcagcgaggagggagagccTTGCCCACAAACTAGCGCCTGGCAGGACTAATGCCGATGGGTTCTGGGCCCTCCCCGCGGAACACCCCCAAAGATATACGGCCGCCCCAAGGAGGCTTCCCGGCCAGGACACCTCAAGTTGGACTATTCGACCGCAGCACGCAGGATACCAGTCCTTCAATGTGGATGTGCTTGCTACTATCCTGGAGGAAAAGCATAACATGGACCCCGAAAGAGCGTCACGCGTCATGAGGATATGGGATGCTGTCATCAAGTGTCTAGACGAGATATCATCTTCGCTGGATGCGAGTACAAGGCACTTAACGTGTGACCCGACCAAGGGCATGGATGGTGAGGAACCTACAGAACTtcaatctccctcatcaccgacGAGACCCATCGTTCGGGATCTACTCTCTGAACACCAAGACCTTTCAGAGCCAGCTGAAGACACAGCCGGACCCAGATATCCCTGCCCGTTTAGGAAGCGGAATCCAGTGAGGTTCAACATCCGGGAGCACGAAAGTTGTGCCAAGGCTCCCTTCTCATTCACCGAATTAAG ACACCACCTCGCTTCTCACCACAAACAAACATTTAGGCCTCGCCAATGCCGTCGCTGCAAGGTGCAATTTGACAGTGACATGGCTTTGCTGGAGCACCTCATGCTTCCCAAAGACCGGATATGTGATGTCGACTCACCCAAAAACCTCTATGACCAGGAAGATGGCATCTCTCCAGACGTTGAGAAGGCGCTGCATGACCCAAAACAGAGCAATGATTCATGGACGTGGGAGTCAATATGGAATCTGTTATTCCCATGTGACACCGAGATTCCTGACTCAG ACTTTCATCCCATAGTCGAGCTTTTTGAAGTCGATCATGCTTTTGACGCCGAAGAACAAACTCTGAAGAAGAATCTCCGCGACACACTTCGTCTTTTGTTACCACAAGCTGGCATCGACGACCAATACTGCGGTTTTTTATCAGGCCAGCTCGATCTTGTGTTCCAAGTACACAGAGCGAGTGTCATGAGACAGTGTCTAGAGCATTGTGGCTCGACTTCACAGTCAGCAGCGCCACCACtttcgtcatcgtcgtctgATTGCACTACAACCAGCACGGAGACAGATGGGAGTTCTTATTCCAGTgccagaagaagctcgaaACGGCGCTCGGCGGGTTTGAGTCTTTTGTCACCCAAGTCTCTGAGCAGCACCGCTCGGATCAAGACATGGAAGACATTTGCTAGTACCGATGAGAAAGGCCGAGTTGTTGATAGCAAGGTAACCCCCATGACGGAGAGCTTTGGCACCACCACACGCGATCCAACTTCGAGAGAGAGCCTGGACTCTGCCATCGGGATGAGTATCACCTGCTGTGACCTCTGCAACCAAGATCCTTGCCGCTGCCGAGAGGTCATCATGTCTTGCATCAATGCCTCACCAACTCGATTTGAAGAAGACCGTGTTGGATATTGGAAGATGAAGGAATTACAAGAAcaggaagaacaagaactACAGCAACAGCTCAAGCGACAACCTGTCAGGGCATTGCGCCGAACTGGACATATAAATGGTCTGGCCAAAGACTTGCAGAATCGAGAGCCAGAGCGGGAACAAGACTATTGGCCACTAGGCAAGGAAGCCATGGATGGAACAGATGCACAAGCTAAAGGTGGCAGTGATGGAGGGCGAGTCACGCCAATCGACAGAGTGAAAGATTGTGCTTCGGAGGGTGGTCATACCGAGCACTCTCCACAGAGCTTTAAGCAGAGAGTGTTGAGAGAGAGGCATTTCAGTTACGTCAGGGGGTCTTGA
- a CDS encoding hypothetical protein (EggNog:ENOG503P04U; COG:S), with protein MAPKSVYVKENGKRIWTTILECILQDSRCLTPYVSFKGKKVQKAVVNSSRPKLVKTNFLTDLEYYDDPEDILSAQAEFEEFIGSDIPPYAILSHTWEDGEVSLADMRSGRYQMFRSKKGYKKIEMTCLLAKKDGYQYAWVDICCIDKSSSAELTEAINSMYQWYLKSAVCYVFLSDLPPSRVSPWRPPSPDADGSRVDGPYKSLSPLRTPYSSMGNGKTEGTKKH; from the exons ATGGCTCCTAAATCTGTGTACGTCAAGGAGAATGGGAAACGAATCTGGACCACTATACTTGAGTGTATATTACAGGATAGCCGATGTCTCACGCCCTACGTCAGTttcaagggcaagaaggttCAAAAAGCAGTGGTTAATAGCAGCCGCCCAAAGCTCGTGAAGACGAACTTTCTTACCGACCTCGAATACTACGATGACCCAGAGGATATACTCAGTGCGCAAGCAGAG TTCGAAGAGTTTATCGGCAGTGACATCCCGCCGTACGCCATCCTGTCACACACTTGGGAAGATGGTGAAGTGTCATTGGCTGATATGAGAAGTGGGAGATATCAGATGTTTCGGAGCAAAAAGGGCTACAAGAAGATCGAAATGACTTGTCTGCTAGCGAAGAAGGACGGCTACCAATACGCCTGGGTCGACATCTGTTGCATAGACAAGTCCAGCAGCGCCGAGCTCACcgaggccatcaactccatgtATCAGTGGTATTTGAAGTCTGCAGTCTGCTACGTCTTCCTCTCGGACCTACCCCCATCGCGGGTCTCACCTTGGAGGCCGCCCTCGCCCGATGCAGATGGTTCACGCGTGGATGGACCCTACAAGAGCTTATCGCCCCTCAGAACGCCATATTCTTCGATGGGGAATGGAAAGACAGAGGGGACAAAGAAACACTAA
- a CDS encoding hypothetical protein (COG:S; EggNog:ENOG503P0H3), with translation MSASITKVVLAGATGNLGPSILEQLLLAGDFTVTVLVRKESPRTFPPGVKTVTVNYDSIDSLTSALSGQDAVVSTLPISAPEKQLLLIEAAAKAGVKRFLPTEFGSHTRNAKVRQLPIFQTKFDAQDLLEKKAKEGTLTYTLVVNGAFFDWGLKINWLVNAKDKHAILYDGGDRKISFSLLSDVGKAVVGVFRHAEETKNKMVFIQSTVQSFKDVYKIAKKLTPGEKWTDEVVMVDDLLTSAWAEINKENPDPEKFAVKFITSVIAGEGYGSLFEKNDNELLGIKELSREEVEEVVKKYL, from the exons ATGTCCGCTTCCATCACCAAAGTTGTACTCGCCGGT GCAACCGGTAACTTGGGCCCCTCAAttcttgagcagctcctGCTCGCCGGTGACTTTACGGTCACCGTCCTCGTCCGCAAGGAGTCACCTCGTACTTTCCCCCCCGGTGTCAAAACCGTGACGGTTAACTACGACTCCATCGACTCGTTGACATCGGCATTGTCTGGTCAAGACGCTGTGGTTTCCACTCTCCCAATTAGCGCCCCCGAAAAGCAACTCCTTCTTATTGAAGCTGCCGCCAAGGCAGGTGTCAAACGATTCCTGCCCACCGAGTTCGGCTCCCACACTCGCAACGCCAAGGTCCGACAGCTTCCCATCTTTCAAACCAAGTTTGACGCCCAGGACCTTCtcgaaaaaaaagcaaaagaaggcaCATTGACATACACCCTTGTTGTCAATGGCGCGTTCTTTGACTGGGGTCTCAAGATCAACTGGCTGGTCAACGCCAAAGATAAACACGCAATCCTCTATGATGGCGGCGACAGGAAGATCAGTTTCTCGCTGTTGTCCGATGTTGGAAAGGCTGTTGTGGGAGTTTTTAGACATGCTGAGGAAACCAAAAACAAGATGGTGTTTATCCAGAGCACTGTTCAGAGCTTCAAGGACGTGTATAAGATTGCCAAGAAGCTTACCCCAGGAGAGAAGTGGACTgacgaggtggtgatggtggatgaCTTGCTGACTTCGGCATGGGCTGAGATCAACAAGGAAAACCCCGACCCTGAGAAGTTTGCTGTCAAGTTCATAACTTCTGTGATCGCGGGAGAGGGATATGGCAGTCTGTTTGAGAAGAATGACAATGAATTGCTGGGGATCAAGGAGCTGAGtcgggaggaggttgaggaagtgGTCAAGAAGTATCTGTAA